Genomic segment of Umezawaea sp. Da 62-37:
CAGCCTCGCGTGGGACGCCGGCCCGACGGGCGTGACGGTCAACGTCGTCGTGCCCGGCCTCATCGCCTCCGAGCGCACCGGGGTGGCGACGGGGGAGTTCGCCGACCACGTCCACGACGTGGCCTCGCGCACCCCGCTGGGACGGCTGGCCACGGCCGACGAGGTCGCCGCGGCGGTGCTGTTCTTCTGCTCCGAGCAGGCCTCCGGCATCACCGGGCAGGAGCTGTACGTGGACGGCGGCAAGGATTAGGGACCGTTTCGGGGGCTAACCACGCCTGGTGCGGGCGTGACGCTCCGCACCAGGCACAATGGGAAGCGCGCGGGCACGGGGGAACATCGGCCCGCGCCCAATCGACAACAGGAGGAAGTCGCGGTGGGACAAGGTGAGCTGCGTGGCGTGGTGGCCCTCGACGGGCCTTCCGGCACCGGCAAGTCCTCCGTGGCGCGCCGCCTCGCGGCGATCCTCGGTGCCCGGTACCTGGACACCGGCGCGATGTACCGGGCGGTCACGCTGGCCGTGCTCCGCGCGGGCGTCGACCCGCTCGACACCGAACGGGTGATCTCGATCGCCCGCGCGTGCAGGCTGGAACTCGGCACCGACCCGGCGCACGCGACCACGACGCTGGACGGCAGGGACGTCGGCGCCGAGATCCGCGGCGCCGACGTGACGCTCGCCGTGTCGCCCGTCTCCGCCGTCGGCGAGGTGCGCGAACTGCTCGTCGCCGAGCAGCGCCGGATCATCGCCGAGGCCGACGGCATCGTCGTCGAGGGCCGCGACATCGGCACCGTCGTCTCGCCCGACGCCGAGCTGAAGGTGTACCTGACGGCGTCCGCCGAAGCGCGCGCGCAGCGCCGCACCAGGCAGGACACCGCCGCCGGACGGGTGGTCACCGTGGACGCGACGCTGGCCGACGTGCAGCGCCGCGACACCTACGACTCGACCCGCGCGGTGTCGCCCCTGAGGGCCGCCACCGACGCGGTCGAGGTCGACACGACGTCGCTGGACCTCGCGGGCACCGTGGCCGCACTGCTGGACCTGGTCGACGAGCGCGGCCTCCGGGTGGCGGACCGGGTGACCAGGTGACCGATCAGCTCCCCGACGGGGCGTCGGCGGGGTGGACGGATTTCGGCAGGTGGATCGCGCGGTACCCTTATGCGCTGCCGTTCCGCGTGCGGGTGCACGGCGGTGACCGGGTGCCGTCGACCGGCGCGGTCGTGGTCGTGGCCAACCACAGCTCGATGGCGGACGGGCCGCTGCTGTTCGGCTTCCTGCGGCGCCGGGTCGTGTTCCTGGTCAAGCAGGAGATGTTCGCGGGACCCCTGGGCTGGTTCCTGCGGAAGATCGGCCAGCTGTCGGTGCGCCGCGGCGTGCCGGACAGGGCGCCGCTGCTCGCCGCGCTGAAGGTGCTCCGCGCCGGCGGCGTCATCGGGGTCTTCCCCGAGGGCACGCGGGGCGCGGGCGACGTGTCGGACGCGCAGCACGGCGCCGCGTGGCTGGCCCGGTCGTCGAACGCGGTCGTGCTGCCGGTGGCGTGCCGGGGCACGCTGCGCCCGGCGGGCACGTCCCGCCGTTTTCTGCCCGTGGTCGACGTGCTGGTCGGCGAG
This window contains:
- the cmk gene encoding (d)CMP kinase — protein: MGQGELRGVVALDGPSGTGKSSVARRLAAILGARYLDTGAMYRAVTLAVLRAGVDPLDTERVISIARACRLELGTDPAHATTTLDGRDVGAEIRGADVTLAVSPVSAVGEVRELLVAEQRRIIAEADGIVVEGRDIGTVVSPDAELKVYLTASAEARAQRRTRQDTAAGRVVTVDATLADVQRRDTYDSTRAVSPLRAATDAVEVDTTSLDLAGTVAALLDLVDERGLRVADRVTR
- a CDS encoding lysophospholipid acyltransferase family protein; translated protein: MTDQLPDGASAGWTDFGRWIARYPYALPFRVRVHGGDRVPSTGAVVVVANHSSMADGPLLFGFLRRRVVFLVKQEMFAGPLGWFLRKIGQLSVRRGVPDRAPLLAALKVLRAGGVIGVFPEGTRGAGDVSDAQHGAAWLARSSNAVVLPVACRGTLRPAGTSRRFLPVVDVLVGEPFELPPGKGKQALDVATEQVRDRLATLVAELDDFRDRSVSGEAK